A window of Kyrpidia spormannii genomic DNA:
GCGCCTCCTGGGGACGCCGCTGGCGTCGATCCAAAAGGCGGAGGACCGGGAGCTTTTTAAAGAAACGATGGAGCGGATCGGCGAGCCGGTGCCCGAAAGCGCCATTGTCCACAATATGGAGGAAGGTCTGGCGTTTGTCGAGCAGATCGGCCTCCCGGTGATCCTCCGGCCGGCGTACACCCTGGGGGGCACAGGAGGGGGCATCGCCGAGACCCTGGAGGAGTTCAAGGCGATCCTGGTCCGGGGCCTGCGCCAGAGCCCCATCGGCCAGGTGCTGGTGGAGCGGAGCATCCGGGGTTGGAAAGAGATTGAATACGAAGTGATGCGGGACGGCGCCGGCACCTGCATCACGGTCTGCAATATGGAAAATCTCGATCCGGTGGGGGTGCACACCGGGGACAGCATCGTGGTGGCCCCGTCCCAAACCCTGACCGACCGGGAGTACCAAATGCTGCGCAGCGCAGCCCTGCGGATTATCGACGCCCTGGAGATCGAAGGCGGTTGCAACGTGCAATTCGCCCTGGATCCTCAAAGTGAACGATATTATGTGATCGAGGTCAACCCCCGGGTGAGCCGGTCCAGCGCCCTGGCCTCCAAGGCGACGGGCTACCCCATCGCCAAGATCGCGGCGAAAATCGCGGTGGGCAAGCGCCTGGATGAGATTCTCAACCCGGTGACGGGAACGACCTACGCGAGCTTCGAGCCGGCGCTGGATTATGTGGTGGTGAAGATCCCCCGCTGGCCCTTCGATAAATTCCCCCAGGCCGATCGGCGGCTCGGGACGCAGATGAAAGCCACCGGTGAGGTGATGGCCCTGGGCCGCACTTTTGAGGCCGCGTTGCAGAAGGCGGTCCGCTCCCTGGACATCGGGGTGGAGGGCTTGGCGTGGCCCGACGGAGACCAGTGGTCTGACGGCGAGTTACAACAGCGCCTGGCGGGGGAGCCCGATGACCGGCGGATTTTTTACGTGGCGGAGGCCCTCCGGCGGGGGCACCCCGTGGATGAAGTGGCGGCCTGGACGGGAATCGACCCGTGGTTCTTGTGGAAAATCCGCACCATCCTCAATGAGGAAGAGCATATGCTCCGGGAGGGATTCACCTCGCCGGAGCGGGCGCGGATCTGGAAGGCGATGGGATTTTCTGACCGGCGAATCGCGGAGCTGACGGGACTGGACGTCAAGGAGGTGCGCCGGCGAAGAACCGCTTGGGGGATCCGGCCCAGTTACCTCGTGGTGGACACTTGCGCAGCGGAGTTCGCCTCCCGGACGCCCTATTACTATTCTACGTACCGGGGCGAGGACGAGGTGCGCGGAGGGACGGGTCCCAAGGCGCTGGTCCTCGGGTCCGGGCCGATCCGGATCGGGCAGGGGATTGAGTTCGACTATTGCTCCGTCCACGCCGTGTGGGCCCTGCGGCGGTTGGGGTTCGAGACGGTGATCATCAACAACAACCCCGAGACGGTGTCCACAGATTTTGACACGGCGGACCGACTGTATTTTGAACCCCTGACGGCGGAAGATGTGCTGAACGTCATCGAGCGGGAGGGGATCGAGCAGATTTACGTCCAGTTCGGCGGCCAGACGGCCATCAATCTGGCGGCGGAGCTGGCTCGGTACGGCCTGTCGGTCTGCGGCACCCCGGTGGAATCCCTGGATGCGGCCGAAGACCGGGAGCGTTTTCGCCAACTTCTGGATCGGCTGGAGATTCCCCAGACCCGGGGCGGCACGGCTTTCGATGTCCCCGGGGCGAAGGCGATCGCCGAGGCGGTGGGATATCCGGTGGTGGTGCGGCCGTCCTATGTGATCGGCGGCCGGGCGATGGAAGTGTGTTGGGATGTCCGGGAGCTGGAAGCTTATATGTCCCGGGCGGCCCGGGTCACCCCGGACCACCCGGTGTTGGTGGACCACTATCTGCCGGGGAAAGAAGTGGAAGTGGACGCGATCTCCGACGGCCGGGATGTCCTGATCCCCGGGATTTTTGAGCACATCGAGCGGGCCGGCGTGCATTCCGGGGACAGTATGGCCGTCTATCCGGACCAGACTCTGACCCAGGACGAACGGGCCCAGATGATCCGGGCGACCGAGCGGATCGCCCGGGCCCTGGGGATCGTGGGACTGATGAACATTCAATTTGTGATTCTTGACGGCACGGTGTACGTGCTGGAAGTCAACCCCCGGGCATCCCGGACAGTCCCGATTCTGAGCAAAGTCACCGGCGTGCCCATGGTGGAATTGGCGGTCCGGGTACAGCAGGGGGAGCGACTCAGCAAACTCGGCTGGGGGACGGGGCTTCGTCCCCCGGGCTCCCGGGTGGTGGTGAAAGCCCCGGTCTTCTCCTTCTCGAAAATGTCCGGTCTGGATATTCACCTGGGACCGGAGATGAAATCCACCGGGGAGGTCCTGGGGGTCGGGGAGAGCTTCGGAGAAGCCCTGGAAAAGGCTTTTACCGCCGCGGGGATCCAGGTGCAGGAGGGCGGCGGGGTGTTTGCCTCGGTGAGCGATCGGGAAAAGCCCCAGGTGATGGACGACCTGGTGGCTCTGGCGGAGCTCGGCTACACCCTGTTCGCCACGCCGGGTACGGCGGCCGCCCTGGAGGGGCGGGGGGTCCCGGTCCGGCGGGTGGAGAAAAATGTGGAGGCGGTGGCGGATCTGTTGCGCTCCGGCCGGGTGGGGCTGGTGATCAATCTGCCCACTCAAGGCCAGGACGCCCAGCGGTTCGGCTTTGCCCTGCGGCGGATGACGGTGGAGATGCGGGTCTCCTGCCTGACGGCCGGGGATACGGTTCGGGCCTTGGTGGAGGGCCTGCGGGCGAGGCGCCGGGAATCCGGCGTCCGGGTGCTGCCCTTGGAGTGATCCCCGGGCCGGGATTCGGATGCCTGGCCGGGATGGGCATGGGACCGAGGCGATGCGGAAGTGAGCCCGGGTCCGGGGGCGGCCGGTCGGGTGTCCCGGCCGCCCCCGGACCCGGGTGGGATCCATAGAGATGACGGGGAGGAGACGAGGGGATGGCGGAAGGGACGATCGATCTGCGAGGGCGGGATTTTCTCGATCTGGCAGATTTTACCCCGGAGGAGCTGCGGGGCTTGCTCCGGTTGGCGGCGGTGCTGAAAGAGAAACAAAAGGCCGGGGAGCGGGTCCAACCCCTCATGGGGAAAACGTTGGGGATGATTTTTGAAAAATCCTCCACTCGCACCCGGGTCTCCTTCGAGGTGGGGATGGTGCAACTCGGGGGCCACGCGCTGTTTTTGTCCTCCCGGGACACCCAGCTGGGCCGGGGCGAACCCATTCCGGATACGGCCCGGGTGCTGTCCCGATATGTGGACGGGATCATGATCCGGACCTTCAGTCACGAGTCGGTGCGGGAGTTGGCGGAGTACGCCACGGTGCCGGTCATCAACGGCCTCACCGACCTGCACCACCCCTGCCAGGTGCTGGCCGATGCCATGACGATCCTTGAGCACAAGGGCCGCCTGGAAGGCGTGACGGTGGCCTATGTGGGGGATGGCAACAATATGGCCAACTCCTGGCTGGTGGGGGCGCCCCTTTTTGGCATGAACCTGCGGGTGGCGACCCCCCCGGGCTACGAGTGCGACTCCGGGGTGGTGGACCGGGCCAAGGAGTTGGCGGCCCGGGCGGGGACGGAGATCAGCCTGGTGCACGACCCCCGGGAAGCGGTGGCCGGGGCGGACGTGATCTACACGGACGTGTGGGCCAGCATGGGCCAGGAGGCCGAGCGGGAAGAGCGGCTGCGCGCCTTTGCCGGGTTCGGGGTGACGGTGGCCTTGGCCGCCCAGGCGGCGCCGGATTACCTGTTTATGCACTGCCTGCCCGCCCATCGGGGGGAAGAGGTCGCCGCCGAGGTGATCGATGGGCCGCATTCGGTGATTTTTGACGAGGCGGAGAACCGGCTGCACGCTCAGAAGGCGATTCTGGTGGCCACCATGGCCGGTCGGCTTGCATAAATATACTTTTGCGTGCATAATGAACTCAAGGACATTTTCTAACGAAACGGGGACGAGGAGAAGATGAGCAAGCCAAAGATCGTGTTGGCGTACTCCGGGGGGCTCGACACCTCCGTGGCCATCGCCTGGCTCGAGGAGAAATTTGGATACGACGTGGTGGCCCTGTGCCTCGATGTGGGGGAAGGGAAGGATTTGGATTTTGTCCGGGAGAAGGCCCTGAAGGTGGGGGCCGTGGAGTCCTACGTCGTGGACGCCCGGGACACTTTTGCCCGGGAGTTTATCCTCCCGAGTCTGCAGGCCAACGCCCTGTACGAGGGCAAATACCCCCTGTCGGCGGCGCTGTCCCGGCCGCTCATCTCAAAATATCTGGTGGAGACGGCGGAGAAGGTCGGGGCGGTGGCGGTGGCCCACGGCTGCACCGGCAAAGGGAACGACCAGGTGCGGTTCGACGTGTCGGTGACCGCTTTGAATCCGAATCTGAAGATCGTCGCCCCGGTTCGGGAGTGGGCGTGGTCCCGGGACGAGGAGATCGGCTACGCCAAGGAGCACGGGATTCCCATTCCCATCACGGCCGAAAATCCGTTCAGCATCGACGCGAATCTCTGGGGACGCAGCTGCGAGGCGGGGGTGCTGGAAGATCCTTGGGCGGAGGCGCCCGAGGAAGCTTTTGACTGGACGGTGAATCCCAAGGACGCGCCGGACGAGCCCGAAGACGTGGTGATCGCCTTTGAAAAAGGGGTGCCCGTGGCGCTGAACGGCGAGCGCTTGGACCTCGTGACCCTCATCGCCCGGCTGAACCAGATCGGCGGCCGGCACGGGGTCGGGCGGATCGATCACGTGGAGAACCGGCTCATCGGGATCAAATCGCGGGAAGTGTATGAGGCCCCGGCGGCCTTGATCCTGATCCGGGCGCACCAGGAGTTGGAGACGATTACCTTGCCCCGGGAAGTCGCCCAGTTTAAACCGATTTTGGAGCTAAAATACACCGAGCTCGTGTACAATGGCCTGTGGTTTTCGGCGTTGAAGCAGGCGGTGGACGCTTTTATCCGGGAGACCCAGCGCACGGTGACCGGAGAGGTGAAGGTGAAACTGTTCAAAGGTCAGTTCCAGGCGGTGGCCCGGAGATCGCCGGTGTCGCTGTATGATTTTAAATTGGCGACCTACAACCCCGAGGATGCGTTTGATCATCATGCGGCGGAGGGATTCATCAAATTGTGGGGCTTGCCCACCAAAGTGTACGCTCAGGTGCACCGGGGGTCGGCGGCCGGTGTGGAAGGTGCCGCATCGGCGGGGGCGCCTGTAGCCCCGGGGGCCGAGAAGGCGGGGGAGACGGTCCGGTGAAGCTTTGGGGCGGACGGTTTACGAAACCCACGAACGAGTTGGTGGAGGCCTACACGGCCTCCATCGGTTTTGACCGGCGTCTTGCGAAAGAAGACCTGGAAGGCAGCCTGGCCCATGTGAAAATGCTCGGCCGGTGTGGCATTGTCCCCCAAGAAGACGTGGAGAAGATCGCCGAAGGGCTTGAGGAACTCCGGCGCCGCCTGGAGGCCGGAACTCTGGAGTTCGACGTGGCCCAGGAAGATGTCCATATGAACCTGGAGAAACACCTGATCGATCTCATCGGGCCGGTGGGCGGCAAGCTGCACACCGGCCGGAGCCGGAACGATCAGGTGGCGTTGGATATGCATCTCTACCTGCGCCGGGAGATCGACGAGATCATCGAGCTCATCGTCGATCTCCAGCGGGCCCTGGTGGAGACGGCGCATAAATACTTGGATGTGATCCTCCCCGGTTACACTCATCTCCAGCGGGCCCAGCCGGTTCTTCTGGCCCACCACTTGGCGGCGTATTTTTGGATGTTTGCCCGGGACGCGGAGCGACTGCGGGATGCGCGCAAGCGGGTGGACATGATGCCGCTCGGGGCGGGCGCCCTGGCCGGTACGACGTTTCCGATCGACCGGGAATCCGTCGCCCGGGAACTGGGGTTCGGGCGATTGTACGAAAACAGCATGGACGCCGTGAGCGATCGGGATTTCATTCTCGAGTTTCTGGCGGCGGCGGCGATCCTCATGGTCCACTTGTCCCGGATGAGCGAGGAGTTCATTCTGTGGTCGTCGACCGAGTTCGGGTTTATCGAACTGGACGACGCTTATTGCACGGGGTCGAGCATCATGCCCCAAAAGAAAAACCCCGATGTACCGGAGTTGGTTCGGGGAAAGACGGGCCGGGTGGTGGGCCATCTGGTCGGCTTGCTGACGGTGATGAAGGGGCTGCCGCTCGCCTACAACAAAGATTTACAGGAAGACAAAGAAGGCATGTTCGACACCGTGGACACCCTGAAAGGCGCCCTGGCGCTGTTCAGCGGCTTGATCCGCGCCCTGGAGGTGCGCCGGGAGCGGTTGGCCCGGGCGGTGGCGGAGGATTTCTCGGGTGCCACCGATCTCGCCGACTATCTCGTGCGCAAAGGGTTGCCGTTTCGCCGGGCTCATGAGGTGATCGGCAAGCTGGTGCTCCACTGTGTTCAGCGTTCCTGCTTCCTGGGCGACCTCAGCCTGGAGGAGTACAGGGAGTTTTCACCGCTCTTCGACGAG
This region includes:
- the argH gene encoding argininosuccinate lyase, producing MKLWGGRFTKPTNELVEAYTASIGFDRRLAKEDLEGSLAHVKMLGRCGIVPQEDVEKIAEGLEELRRRLEAGTLEFDVAQEDVHMNLEKHLIDLIGPVGGKLHTGRSRNDQVALDMHLYLRREIDEIIELIVDLQRALVETAHKYLDVILPGYTHLQRAQPVLLAHHLAAYFWMFARDAERLRDARKRVDMMPLGAGALAGTTFPIDRESVARELGFGRLYENSMDAVSDRDFILEFLAAAAILMVHLSRMSEEFILWSSTEFGFIELDDAYCTGSSIMPQKKNPDVPELVRGKTGRVVGHLVGLLTVMKGLPLAYNKDLQEDKEGMFDTVDTLKGALALFSGLIRALEVRRERLARAVAEDFSGATDLADYLVRKGLPFRRAHEVIGKLVLHCVQRSCFLGDLSLEEYREFSPLFDEDVFQALDPRRVVDARNVRGGTGTGAVKAQLERAARWLEDWSEGSDTGADPEPGDARSSAEPAAGDNQEEGS
- the argF gene encoding ornithine carbamoyltransferase, with amino-acid sequence MAEGTIDLRGRDFLDLADFTPEELRGLLRLAAVLKEKQKAGERVQPLMGKTLGMIFEKSSTRTRVSFEVGMVQLGGHALFLSSRDTQLGRGEPIPDTARVLSRYVDGIMIRTFSHESVRELAEYATVPVINGLTDLHHPCQVLADAMTILEHKGRLEGVTVAYVGDGNNMANSWLVGAPLFGMNLRVATPPGYECDSGVVDRAKELAARAGTEISLVHDPREAVAGADVIYTDVWASMGQEAEREERLRAFAGFGVTVALAAQAAPDYLFMHCLPAHRGEEVAAEVIDGPHSVIFDEAENRLHAQKAILVATMAGRLA
- a CDS encoding argininosuccinate synthase; protein product: MSKPKIVLAYSGGLDTSVAIAWLEEKFGYDVVALCLDVGEGKDLDFVREKALKVGAVESYVVDARDTFAREFILPSLQANALYEGKYPLSAALSRPLISKYLVETAEKVGAVAVAHGCTGKGNDQVRFDVSVTALNPNLKIVAPVREWAWSRDEEIGYAKEHGIPIPITAENPFSIDANLWGRSCEAGVLEDPWAEAPEEAFDWTVNPKDAPDEPEDVVIAFEKGVPVALNGERLDLVTLIARLNQIGGRHGVGRIDHVENRLIGIKSREVYEAPAALILIRAHQELETITLPREVAQFKPILELKYTELVYNGLWFSALKQAVDAFIRETQRTVTGEVKVKLFKGQFQAVARRSPVSLYDFKLATYNPEDAFDHHAAEGFIKLWGLPTKVYAQVHRGSAAGVEGAASAGAPVAPGAEKAGETVR
- the carB gene encoding carbamoyl-phosphate synthase large subunit codes for the protein MPGNAQAVLQTASAGPQRETEKQSPSRILVIGSGPIIIGQAAEFDYAGTQACKALREEGYRVILVNSNPATIMTDLDMADVVYLEPLTPESLEAIIAKERPEGLLPTLGGQTGLNLAVALAERGVLDRYGVRLLGTPLASIQKAEDRELFKETMERIGEPVPESAIVHNMEEGLAFVEQIGLPVILRPAYTLGGTGGGIAETLEEFKAILVRGLRQSPIGQVLVERSIRGWKEIEYEVMRDGAGTCITVCNMENLDPVGVHTGDSIVVAPSQTLTDREYQMLRSAALRIIDALEIEGGCNVQFALDPQSERYYVIEVNPRVSRSSALASKATGYPIAKIAAKIAVGKRLDEILNPVTGTTYASFEPALDYVVVKIPRWPFDKFPQADRRLGTQMKATGEVMALGRTFEAALQKAVRSLDIGVEGLAWPDGDQWSDGELQQRLAGEPDDRRIFYVAEALRRGHPVDEVAAWTGIDPWFLWKIRTILNEEEHMLREGFTSPERARIWKAMGFSDRRIAELTGLDVKEVRRRRTAWGIRPSYLVVDTCAAEFASRTPYYYSTYRGEDEVRGGTGPKALVLGSGPIRIGQGIEFDYCSVHAVWALRRLGFETVIINNNPETVSTDFDTADRLYFEPLTAEDVLNVIEREGIEQIYVQFGGQTAINLAAELARYGLSVCGTPVESLDAAEDRERFRQLLDRLEIPQTRGGTAFDVPGAKAIAEAVGYPVVVRPSYVIGGRAMEVCWDVRELEAYMSRAARVTPDHPVLVDHYLPGKEVEVDAISDGRDVLIPGIFEHIERAGVHSGDSMAVYPDQTLTQDERAQMIRATERIARALGIVGLMNIQFVILDGTVYVLEVNPRASRTVPILSKVTGVPMVELAVRVQQGERLSKLGWGTGLRPPGSRVVVKAPVFSFSKMSGLDIHLGPEMKSTGEVLGVGESFGEALEKAFTAAGIQVQEGGGVFASVSDREKPQVMDDLVALAELGYTLFATPGTAAALEGRGVPVRRVEKNVEAVADLLRSGRVGLVINLPTQGQDAQRFGFALRRMTVEMRVSCLTAGDTVRALVEGLRARRRESGVRVLPLE